The following proteins are encoded in a genomic region of Takifugu rubripes chromosome 9, fTakRub1.2, whole genome shotgun sequence:
- the dnajc24 gene encoding dnaJ homolog subfamily C member 24 isoform X1, whose product MGETEHTDLYRVLGATSGDSVQHIKHKYQQLALQYHPDRFRGDTPEEADAALKKFLEIDAAWRILKDQASRRQYDLKLRAQELTQDWPVDRTVGLEDMSWDEESSCFSRQRCVCTQLPLWRSLQHVGGGDEDGPRGGGGGGGGGGGGREGWWSAVTRVPSVCLSQHRKSLPSPNDKGSVTIGKNPEEHGNQQPGGGRR is encoded by the exons ATGGGTGAGACCGAGCACACGGACCTGTACAGAGTCCTCGGAGCTACTTCCGGTGACTCGGTGCAGCACATCAAACACAAGTACCAGCAGCTGGCTttacag TACCACCCGGATCGGTTCCGAGGGGACACCCCTGAAGAAGCGGACGCTGCTCTGAAGAAGTTTCTGGAAATAGATGCAGCCTGGAGGATCTTAAAGGACCAGGCAAGCAGGAGGCAGTATGACCTGAAGCTCAGAG CGCAGGAGCTGACGCAGGATTGGCCAGTAGATCGGACCGTCGGTCTGGAGGACATGAGCTGGGATGAAG AATCATCATGTTTTTCCAGACAACGGTGCGTTTGCACACAGCTGCCGCTGTGGAGGAGCCTTCAGCATGtcggaggaggagatgaagatggcccacgaggaggaggaggaggaggcggcggagggggggggggcagggagggatGGTGGTCTGCTGTGACACGTGTTCCCTCAGTGTGTTTGTCACAACACAGAAAAAGCCTCCCGTCTCCTAACGATAAGGGATCTGTCACCATCGGGAAGAACCCTGAAGAACATGGTAACcaacagccggggggggggcggcgctgA
- the LOC115251068 gene encoding uncharacterized protein — protein sequence MLLIETGERLLKEAGTSGHDWLQPHVVAYLHRTPVSADGPQSNGPEAPGEERPSVCVRVCLTWQSDTERRGVTWERNQNQKWDLGQSQDQGQGLDQSQSQDQDQSQGLDQSQSQDQDQGQGLDRSQSQSQDQDQDQDQGQGLDRSSSAADICDWVMDAALCRSPVAQLIHRGPEHVKRWAGRLERDGCRSVTLLLSPRSHGLTEPVCAGTWAKTKQQPQLRHL from the exons ATGTTGTTAATTGAAACGGGGGAAAG GCTCCTGAAGGAAGCCGGCACGAGTGGCCACGACTGGCTCCAGCCACACGTGGTGGCGTATTTACACAG GACCCCCGTGTCTGCAGACGGGCCACAGTCCAATGGTCCTGAGGCCCccggag AAGAGCGTCCGtccgtgtgcgtgcgtgtttgtctAACATGGCAGAGTGACACGGAGAGACGCGGAGTCACCTGGGAgcggaaccagaaccagaagtgGGACCTGGGACAGAGCCAGgaccagggtcagggcctggaccagagccagagccaggaccaggaccagagtCAGGGCCTggaccagagccagagccaggaccaggaccagggtcagggcctggaccggagccagagccagagccaggaccaggaccaggaccaggaccagggtcagggcctgGACCGGAGCAGTAGTGCAGCAGACAT ATGTGACTGGGTCATGGACGCGGCGCTGTGCAGGTCACCTGTGGCCCAGCTGATACACAGGGGTCCGGAACATGTGAAGCGTTGGGCTGGACGGCTGGAACGGGACGgatgcaggtctgtgactctgcTCCTGTCCCCTCGGTCACATGGTCTCACAGAACCCGTCTGCGCCGGCACGTGGGCCAAGACCAAGCAGCAACCGCAGTTGCGCCACCTGTGA
- the dnajc24 gene encoding dnaJ homolog subfamily C member 24 isoform X2, giving the protein MGETEHTDLYRVLGATSGDSVQHIKHKYQQLALQYHPDRFRGDTPEEADAALKKFLEIDAAWRILKDQASRRQYDLKLRAQELTQDWPVDRTVGLEDMSWDEDNGAFAHSCRCGGAFSMSEEEMKMAHEEEEEEAAEGGGAGRDGGLL; this is encoded by the exons ATGGGTGAGACCGAGCACACGGACCTGTACAGAGTCCTCGGAGCTACTTCCGGTGACTCGGTGCAGCACATCAAACACAAGTACCAGCAGCTGGCTttacag TACCACCCGGATCGGTTCCGAGGGGACACCCCTGAAGAAGCGGACGCTGCTCTGAAGAAGTTTCTGGAAATAGATGCAGCCTGGAGGATCTTAAAGGACCAGGCAAGCAGGAGGCAGTATGACCTGAAGCTCAGAG CGCAGGAGCTGACGCAGGATTGGCCAGTAGATCGGACCGTCGGTCTGGAGGACATGAGCTGGGATGAAG ACAACGGTGCGTTTGCACACAGCTGCCGCTGTGGAGGAGCCTTCAGCATGtcggaggaggagatgaagatggcccacgaggaggaggaggaggaggcggcggagggggggggggcagggagggatGGTGGTCTGCTGTGA